ccttgacgaattccgtgctgctgggtacccgagacttaagttggaagaaatcaaagaggatttgtgtcacttttatattaagcaatttttcatgtaggatttatgtcgatttgaactataatattattgatgttgtaatgatgtatatatatatatatatatatatatatatatatatatatatatatatataattttggatattataatggtattatattagtatatatatattgtcttactgatggctgaaattatatcgtcgaaaatatattacaggtcgaaaatattacaggttgaaaacatattacagatcgaaaatattacaggttgaaaacatattacaggtcgaaaatattacaggtcgactgggaggattaaattacaggttgcacattaaaatacctcatttagcaacaacagcgcttttaaaaagcgctcttaaaggtccacctacaaaagcgcttcttagtaaaagcgctgccaaagaataataaaaaagcataaaaaaaaacgcaacatacgaaagcgcttttggaaaaccgctcttataggggggctaccagagcgctttttccaggaaagcgctcttataggggggcctaccagagcgctttttccagaaaagcgctcttataggggggcctaccagagcgctttttccagaaaagcgctcttataggggggcctaccagagcgctttctgaagcgcttttgttacctacgccagcgctggctttcacagcgcttttaagtgcttttaaagcccataaaaagcgcttttaaagccccggCATGTTGTAGTGAATAAATCGAAGCGTTGTTCGTATGTTGTGATCTTCCAGCGCATCTGGAAGAATATAATCACagtttattaagtttttttatgCATAAATAATTAGATTATTTTACAAAAATATGGTTACTCAACAAATTGATCGCAAAGTAACTAACTTCGTCTGCTAGGAACTCCTAGCGCATTTGATATAATATCATCGCAACCTACTAAAGTTTTATAACACATAAAAGGTAGAGTAGTAGCCATGACTAATTTTGTCTTATTAATCTTAGTAGACCTACaagattaaattaattagatgtgCAGCTCTACAATTAGTTATAAGTTTTTATCTAGATCAGTTATCACAATTTCATAGACAAAAAAAGCATTAAAATCACATAAAATTGTATAATTACGATCAATAAGGATTGCATGTTTCACATGGTTATGGGAAAATCATCTAGGGGTTAAGTTAATAGAACTTTTTACTCATCTGTAAGGGATTTATGGAAATTACTATGGTAAACAAAATTACGAAATTTCTAATGATTAGGAATGATTCCGTAATGGCAACCTTCGTTTCCCCATCTCTTTATCCCCATAAAATGTCTATTGTTCTATCAAAATCAAACCCATAATGATTAAACATGTTTCACAATATATAAATTTCTTTTGAAAATAGCAAATTGGGCTCATATCTACCCTAACTACATTGCTAATTTGCAATGAGTCTGACTTGGCAGTTTGATATCATAAGAATCATGTCGTTCTAGCTTGTGAAATGTCACTATTTTACTTGGCATAGTTTTAAGATAATGATGTTGTGGGTTAGGAGTGCCATTGTGGGAGAGTAGCTCGCATTTATTATTAATGTTTTGCAATTTCCTCTATTTTTCGTCATATTTTTATGTGCTAGTCACCTCCTTGCTATGTTATCGTAACTTTCATATTAAAATACCATGAAATTGGTTTGGTTAGGATGATTTTGACTTATATTTATATTTCCCACAAATCTCcataatcttatttttattttaatttatctcTCTTTagtttaattttcttttgtttattttagtcatttgcttttaattttgtattgtCGTTAATGATTAATACTCAACACACTAAGTTTATGATGATTCCCGTTCTTCTATTAATGAATGTATTTGTTATTTGAGATTTAATTgtgttcttgattttttttttccagTTTATAGTGCTAATGACAAATACAAGGTGATTCAGAAATAAATTAGGTACCTACATGAAAACTTTAAAGATTCATGGAAGTTCAAAAAgactaagggaaggataaaaacTAAAGATTACAATctatctaatttttttaattaccaAATATATAAATAGTGGATCTTTGTGCTTGCAGGTACACCAGACTACAATTGATGTTTTGGTCTGTTGATCAATCATGTAAGTTTTAATGTTAACATCGTTGTTCGGTGGAATCCTAATGTTGGATCCTTTGTTTATTCATGATATATAGTTGGTCCCTGGTGATATCTTTTAAACTTTCTCTAATAATGATTATCATCCTGAATTTATCTCAAACCTCGTAGTGGAGAAGATTCAAAATTCCAGTGAAGAGATAAAGTTAAAGACAATGTAGCAAAAAACTTCTTACCGCGCTCTATGTGAGATGTTGACCAACTAGAAGACAAACCCATTTTCCTTTAATAATTTTTCCAACCTATATGTATTGTTAGAAACAGAGGTCGTTCCCAAGACCTCATTTTCCACCCTAAGAATACTAATCAACATCGACAAGAAGTTCAAGATTTTCTTGCCTCATCCAAATCATCTCTTCTTCATTTCCAACAAACAAAAAATAACGATGACGAGTTCTTGAGCAATCCGAAGATTCAAGATACCTCAGAACCTCATCATTGATAGATATCTGGTTGTTCAGACCCCTAATAGATTTAATGTAAACACAAGCCCTCAAATTACCTTGGTAATCCTCAATCCTTTATGAGTTCACCACAGACACTTTAAGGAAAGCGAAACCACATACCACACCTTTAGGTCAATCAATCTTATACACGAGGAAGCATTGCTTTCCTTATCCCCATTGGATAagtctaaaaaaaattatttgggttTCTTAGATTGGCCCAAGGCAAAGAAAGAATAAAAACAACAATAGTGGAATTAAAAAAGAGGGACATTATCTCACACAATCTGCAAAGATGGAAGCAAACAAAATGTTGAGAAAAGGACCTAGAAACTTTGAAACAATGAAGGATTGTGATATTGTTATATAAATTGTATTTAGATatgtatcaaaatttaaaattagctattaattttaaaatgaacaataattatacaactcaattgtattaaataatcaaaataattattgtttaaaataatatgtattGTGCTGATAGTAACAcgtaaaataaaaagtttatttgatacaatattaaatttatttatatacatATGTAAATTTGAAACGGGTTAtttgattataaaataaaaaataattatcatgCAAAAAGGGTCTAGCACCCTCCCTcttgtcaaaaaataataataatcaagcaaaaaatgactCGTGAGATGAAGAAATACAAAAAAggaaatttgattttttgaaataaGGATTTTGTTTTTCAAGTCAAggcaaattattgattaaaataaaatagaaataatgaTCCGtgggataaaaaaattatttgatgctatataaaatgtatttataacaaatgcaaaattttaaatgatttactcaattgtaaaatgaacaataatcatataaatttacttgtattaaataattataaaaaaaagaaattgtgagatggaaaaaaattaatatttaaaaataaggatattgtgttgattaaaataaaatagatattgtgttgatagtgacctgtgagataaataaattttaaatttgtattaaaattaaaaaatagattatagtgtttttagtgataataaataaatagagaaaaaaattgaaatgaaaatgagaaagtgtgggaaaaagaAATGTGAGAGagatatttgaaattttaatgaagaaagagaatgagtgtatgtaatatttaattgtgatttAGACTCTGTTTGATAAGGCATAATTTTGAGCTTATGTcttagcttatagtttataagcTCGTATGATAATTTAGACATGTTTGATAAGGTTTTTTCATCAGTAACCtatagtttattttactagcttatagtttattttctAGACCCtatttcaaatagcattttaatttatagattatagcttatcattttttcttccttttttatccttaataTTTTAGCATAAACTCAtgtttatcctttataatttatttaatttcaaatcaaataattacgtattaaatatcttttatgtcattttatatttataagttacttgaaccgctaattttatcaaatacttcaattaacttatcagTTATTAGTCTTAACCATCAGCCataacataagctataagctatagaTCAATTATCAGTCATCAGTTATAAGTTACCAACTAACTTATTGGTCAatcgctatttttaccaaacaaactattaattggtgaagtttgaAAAATGAATGTCACGTGTCACGTTGTAATAAGAGatgagaatgaaaaaaaaataaacattacttaattacttaaatatcatttttttagtGAAAATAATTTATTGTGAAATGGCAATTTAGAAAATTCATGCAATTGAATTGTTATAGATAGACAATAGATTTTAGTATGACAAATATTTTATtcttgaatttttgtttttttttagaaTATACGTTTCAAATATTTTTGCTTGAAGATATCTTTAAATTATAAttacttaaattaattaaaatttcaaatattaaaattaatcaaaaaaattaaacaattctttattcaattatttaattctagaaattcaataacaaaattaaatagtTGAACAATAGTAATTAAGAgtaattttgtaaaaatcttATCTTTATTGattcaatcattatttttttttaatatgtgtgtAACAACCTTAaacgacatttattttgagacggaGAGGGTAAAATTATACTTGATTTTAGAGGTTTTTAAAGTGAATTCGTGAAAAAAGTCACACTTGACAAGTTTGACTCAAGATTTTGAATTGGATTTGGTCTTGGTAGCTTACTTGCTTGTGACAACAAACTCAATCAGGTGAAGGTGTTTTGATGGCAATGCAGACTTGTTGATGGTCAAAGAAAAAGTACATCATGAATTCTATTTGAGGAGCTATGATGGATAGATATGTTTAGCGTTTGGATAGATATGTACACTCTTCCATGTTTCTCTCAAACTTTTTTTCCAAGATTTTACTTTTCATACAACTTATTCCCCACCTTggttattttttgtatttttgtcaaatatttttcctcCCTTTATTACCAACAAGTTTAAAGTTCATTTTATATTAATAagttttgtttgaaaaaaaaaaattaccatgTGGGGAATAAAAGTAAAACATAAGCGAAAGATCCGGTTTAGTTGAAAAAAAGACTAGATCCATAAatatgaaacaaataaaaaatgtctTCCATGTTGAAAAAGTTCTGCCTTTGCTAGCAAAAATTGTGCACAGAGAGGCATAGATCCAGAGAAGTAGGGTGTGATTCCTTTATGAGTGGAAAAGTTTTATAGAGTTCAAAACTCATTCTTAGCCTTTTCAGATAGCCAATACTAGTACTTCTCAAAAGTTAAACTCACTAACTTTTCAGCCACACTCATTATTATATGATATAtctacctacaaccccattctatTTTTTTTACACATACTAGTAGTAAAAACTCAACTACCGCACcaatttcttttcttagtagttAGTACTAGTATTTGTTTATTCAACCAATTATCTAGTAAAAGGAACAAAATCAATGCTACATACTTACAACAGAGCATTGGCCAGGTCCTGTTTTTGTTCTTCATCTCATTACCCTTGTGTTTCTGTTTTCTCTCTGCTTTTATGTCTCTTCAATGCAACCCTTTCTTTGTCTCACTGTCTTCGTAAGTAAAAAGCCTTAACCCACGCACCACCCTTTGTTTGCTTATTTATTTCTCTCACTGTTGCTCACATTCCTTGCCTATAAAATTCTGATCACCGTATTAAATAGCCTAGTCTCAGGTTTTTGGGAAACACATCATCCTGTCTTTTTGAATTTTTTCCCCCTTTATAGTTTAAACCCCACCCATTTTCGTAAGGCACAACAAAAACAATAGAAAACGGCCACTTTCTGGGTGAAGCAAGCTCTTTGTTTTGATTTAAGAATCCAAATATGGATGTAAGCTTATTTTCAGTGACCCTTTTGTTTTGTTAAAGTTCACGATGAATAATGATTGATGGGTTATTGTTGTTTGTTATCGATAGGAATATTGGAAGACAAGTGGACAAATACCAGCTTTTGGTAACTGGGATTATGCGAATGAGTGGCCAATAACTCAATATTTCGAAAATGCAAGACAAGCTGGTTTGGTTCCTTACAGTTCTTCCTCCGGTAACAGTGATCCATACGCGCGTGAGGAACACGATCTTTACATTGTGGAGTTTAAGAAACAAGTTCCAAAGGTAACattgtttcctttttttttgtgtgtggcTTTTATATTTTGATTCAGTTTCAGAAAAGAACAACATTAGTGATGTAGAAAGAGTGtgtgatgttgtgtatgtttTATTATCTGTAGGAGATGAGGAACCGAGAAACAAGAATGAGAAAACAGAGGAAAGTGTACGATGTAACGGATTATCCAAGGAAACATCCTACGAACAAGAAGAAGGTAAACGACGTCGTTTGCAGTGCTCATCAGTTACCTTCAACACAATTTCCAAAAGCAGTGGATGAAGATCTCTATAAGATTTCTCCTGAACTTCTTCGCAAAACCAAGAAGGTCGGTcacttttttgttttttactaTGAAATGTTGTGAATTGTGTTGTCGGTGATTTTGATTGATACTATTATTATGTTTGACCATGGAAATGAATGGAATGTTAATGTGCAGAAAAAATTGTTGGGTTTCATTTTCAAGTGTCTGCTGCCTACTGCTTGTCTTACATGAGTCACAATGTCTCCAACAACATTTTTTGGGTAcaacattaaatttaaattatgaatgGAGTGGCGGTGACTAACACAAACTCTATAGTCATGGAAGTTTTAGATGGTTTGTTTCATTTTGCTAGGACTAGTAAAGGTGCTGGTTGACCATGTTGTGCTGTTTTCTTATGCACTCTCATGCAAGGAAAATCACTTTGTGTATGTTACAAGTAATGAATGAAGTTAATGCTATCTTAAATTCTATTAATTGCCCTTAATTTCCTTTATTTAATACAACCAATGCTtccatttattcttttttctgaAGTACTAAATGACTGTCTGACGTCACACTAATTAAACTGATTTATGGTTTATGTGGAATACGAGATGATTATATGGATGATTGGTAATTGTAAAAGTGAAAATAAAGTGATGgagcaagaagaaaagatacaACAATACAATCTGAATAATTAATgataatttctttatccacccttCAACCTTTTTAGAAATCCGTgcgaaatttttaaaatttcatatatTTTGGAAATAAATCTTCAAATTCACTTTGGTGATTTTGGATGTGCACTTCCGTAAATaccttattttttagaaaaaagtgttttcggaaatgcatctccgaaatcatttttttcagaaaataaggtgttttcggagataaatttccgaaaacaattttttttctgaaaaatgtTGAATTCGgagatacacttccgaaataatgtatGCTGCAGAAGACAAAAAACAAACGAACAAAGTTTCTATTTTCCATAAATAATCGAAATTACAAAgatagatcaacaaaatattaaagttacatattgttaaacacgggttgTTAAGGATgtgtcaacattttgataacgtcggctccCGATTtctgaagtttcgcatccaactcgattggacccttcgaagaaaatcagtcgaaagttgtccacaaaaccgctaaatcttcgtcgttcttgacttcaaatggggtgaactAGACGTCTCCCTCGCCGTAAAGCGAAGGcgagcggtactcaagcttgacaaaCTTTCGATTTTCTGGGTATTGCAAGAGAGAGTTAACCGACGATATCAATTTCGAAAATGCCGTGTCGTGCGAGAACCtaaattggaacgacatcggaTAACCCCTGCTGAAGTATACAAAAGCAAGGTGGGATAGGTTTGCATTATTTATAAACTTTTTGGAGTAATAatgacccaacaaaccttatcttgctattagtggatgtttcggaaatgcatttccagaATAAGCTCTGAAGCATTAAATTTTttagaagtgcatttccgaattaagcagaaatagaacaaaaaaaatacattttgttGTGTGCAGTCTGTTTTGTCAAATTCCACAAATTGAACCAAATGATGACAATAACATCAACAAATAAATGAGAATGACATAAACATTGACAACATTaatatagatatattatatatgtattgaatccgTTTGATTTTACATTCTAGACGACAATACATTCAAAAAATGACACACAtccggtcattacaaacaaaaaagatTCGGTCTAATCTAAAATGCCCTGAACGATCCGTTGGCGCTTAAATCTAAAACCGAAAAGTTTTTCGACTTCTCTCTATTTTCCTAAGTGAATTTAATGGGACCTGCACGAGAGACACGATCTCAGAGGTGCAGAACCAGTGACCACGGACCTTAATCAATTAATGTAAAAAATTATTCCCACTTATAAtccatatttaattatatataactagcatttaatttttttatttttgttagatattaatttattatattaattattattaaatatgttaattggataattatttatatttttatattaattaattgttaataaatgaaaaaaaaaaaaaaaagctaaatagcATGCACTTAAGTTGAATTTGTGCCCTCGGTTTAAAATACAAGGAGGCACCAATAGTGTTTATTTCTCCTTTAATTGGTGTAGGAGTCAGTAATATTTAAGTGCTTATTTCATATCATTTCTTTTGTcagaaacattttttttataaacaaaataaaatatggaGAAAACATGACTAGTTAGAGTTTAAGTTGCAAAAGTTGATTATttggataaaaaaaattatatagtgaattcataaaataaaataaaaaaagttacaCTTTACAAGTAAATTGACTATATGTTGGTCAAAGTCAGAGTagaacaaaaatttaatatttcaccATTGTGTTGTATCTTCCATGTTCCCTGCCTTTCCAAAACTTTCTTTCCTAGTTTTCACTTTTCATACAACTCATCCAcagttgtttttctatttttgtgAAATATTTTTCCGTCgtttacaaataattttaaaatcattAGTATATGATAGTACTAagttttgtttgaaaaaaaatgtagGTACCATGTGTGGAATAAAGTAAAAGAAAAGCGAAAGATCCGGTTTGGTTGAAAAAATAATAGATCCATAAatatgaaacaaataaaaaatttgttcctTGTTGAAAAAGTTTAGCGACTTTACTAGCAAAAATTTCCACACATAGAGGTCTAGATCCAGAGAAGCAGGGTGTGATTCCTTTATAAGTGGAAAAGTGAGATGGATCAGAGTCAACATGAGAGTTTTATAGCATTCAGATACCCAATATTACTCTTCAACAGTAAAACTCAACAACTTTTCAGCCACCCTCATTATTTTACTTTACCACCAAATATTACTTTTTACTTGTCACCATTTGTTTATTCAACTAATTGTTTATGTAGAATTTTACTAGTAAAAGGAACGAAATCAATGCTACAACAAAACACTTGAAAGGTCCCATTTTTATTCTTGAATCTGAGTATCTTATTAATATCATCTCATTACCCTTCTGTTTATGTTTTCTCTGCTCTGTCTCTTCAATGTAACCCTTTCTTTGTCTCACTGTCTTCATATGTAAAAAGCCTTAGCCCACACACCATCCTTTGTTTGCTTATTTATTTCGTTCACTGTTGCTCACATTCCATATCTATAAATTCTGATCAGGGTCAGGCTATTTATTACTAATAGCCTAGTCTGAGGTTTTTGGGATACACATAATCctgtctttttaatttttttcccttTAAAGTTTCAGCCCCACCCTTTTTCGCAAGGCATAAGAAAAACACTAGTAGCAGTCACATTCACATTCTAGGTGAAGCAAGCTCTTTATTTTGATTTAAGAAACCAAAAATGGACGTAAGCCTATTTTTCATCGAcccttttcccttttttttcttaAGCTAGTTGTTGAAGTTGATGATTGATTATAAATTTATGTTTGTTATTGATAGGAATATTGGAAGAGAAGTGGCCAAATACCAGCTTTTGGTAACTGGGATTTCCAGAACGAGTTGCCAATAACTCGGTATTTTGAAACTGCAAGACAAGCTGGTTTGATTCATCATCCTTCTTCATATGGTGAAGCTGATCCATACGTGCGTTGTGAACACGATCTTTACGCTGTTGATTTCAAGAAggtaacattttttttctttcgtaACAGTTGGCTCTTATATTTTGATTCACTTTCGTAATAGAGTGCGTGATGTTGTTTGTGTAGGCAACGAGAATAAGAGACAGAAGGTATACGAATAGTAAGGTAAAAGAAACAAGACTGAGAAAACATGGGAAAGTGTGCGATGTAACGGAGTATCCAAATAAACCACTGAACAAGAAGAAGGTAAACGACGTCGTTCACAGTGCTCGTCCGTTACCTTCAAAACCAGTTGATGAAGATCTCTACAAGATTTCTCCTCAACTTCTTCGCACAACCAAGCGGGTTcgtattttttttttactaataaatgTTGTGAATTGTGTTATTCGTGATTTGATTCATTATATATTGACTTGAATAATTATTGTATGTGCAGAAGAAAATGTTGGGTTTCATTTCCAACTGCCTGCTGCCTACTGCTTGCTTTTCATGACTCACAATGTCTTAATCACAACAATTCAAGGAATTTTTTTTTGGTCAAGGAGACATTTTTTTTGATACaatatttaatgttatttttatttttaatttgttactaTAAAGTAAATTTAAATTAGGAATGGAGTACCATGACCGACACAAATTCTAGAGTCATGGATGTTAGTACTGTAAAGGTGCTGGTTGGCCTATGTTGTGCTGTTTTCTTATGCACTCTCATGCGGAATCACTTTATTGTATGTTAATGCtatcttaaattttatttatggctcttaatttcttttattcaatATAATCAATGCttgcattattttttttttctgaattaAATGACTACTACAATTATCCGGTGGTTTATTACGTCCAAATCTAAATTAAAGTGTCTGATGTCACATTACTTAATTTGATTTATGCGGGATAGAATATGAATGCGCTCGTTAGAGAAAATTTTCACCAAACTAACACTATTATACAATTTAGATAAAATTACACTCACCTTTTAAGTTTGTTAAAAATACATTGGAtcttttagttttaaaatatgcATTTATTTCTCCTAATTTACATATACCAAGAAAAAAATTCTAACCAAAAAATTTCTTTTAGTGTATACAACTGGCGGTAaataagattttttctttacccaccttcctatggggtcacccccagcgaaaaaccgattttaccccgcttcggaaatgcatttccgaaatattttttttttctaaatttttccagacttcggaagtgcatttccgaaaaaatctcaaaaattgggattttgataaattcggagatgcatctccgaaaaaacaaaaaaaatctaaaaattccaaaaattaattttagaatatgaattaatttatatattataaatttgatataatttatgagtaataaataataataattatatattttgatataatttattagttatgaataataattattatatatttttattctgattcatattttaaaatttaaaattatttaaattaaaaaattaaaataatttcacttacaaaatgagttataattttttatttatatatttatatatttataataatcattatgtatttataaaaaaaattaaaaaaatgagtgttttaatttatatatttatataataattattatatattaattataaatatatttatatatttatataataattataaaaattaaaaaaatgagtgttttaatttataataattattatatatttatatatttatattctgattcataattaaaaaggagataattttttatttagtttaaaaaaattaaaaaaagattttgtcttaattttatttaatgaataaattttatatttaattctatataattcaaaatttacttatggaattaaaatgtttttgatttatataagttagtaaaataaattttaactttcaaatagtttaggatgttttgattcaccttgattttattgattcaccttgactttatacctattaattgtattgattcaccttgattttaatttttttaataattattaattatttcggaagtgtatatccgaaacattccaagaccaatttggtcttggaatatttcggaagttcatttccgaattcctccaagggggtgcgttcggagatgaacttccgaaacaccacattttctgaaaatgtaactttatttcggagatgcatctccgaaatcaatattttatattaaaaaaaacacgttttcggaagttcatttccgaaaacaccttttttaacaaaaaaaagtaccgtttcggaaatgaacttccgaaacaaggggtagtgtggtaaattcaccggaggtggacaagaaggttaggaggtgggtgaagaaattttcgtAAATAAATGTCATCTATACTTATCATTTTTCCTTGCCAATTGAATTGGCGGGtccttgtattttttttttctgcAGATTTCCTTAgccacataataaaataaatccaCAAAGATACATTAGAACTACTCATTATTCGACCAATTAGAAGATCTTTTTAGTGCAGAGGAATACAAaactattaagaaaaataatgacATGGTCCTTACGTTAAGAACTATTAAAAATGGCTGCTAAATAAGCCATGTTCAAAGTGAATCTTTTTATTGTCCGAAAATTGTTCAAAGTGATCTCTTCAATAGGTGGAACTTCTTTGTCATCTATCAATTGGCCTCCACAACCTATCTTGAACAAGTCCATCTAACTTAAATCCAACTCTGGTTAGAAAAAGGTGATATGTTCCTTTGCTCCCTAGAAGTCAGTCATCTTTAAGGGCATATATTTCCTCCATAAGTCTCTTAAGGGAACTGAAGGTCCCTTCTCGAGAGCCCCTTAATTTTGTAGAGGCAAGAACATGGGTTTGTGCTTATTGCCACAATCCTAAGTAAGATCTCcaagttttcttttttcttcatcaCTTTTTCCTCCTTCACCAGGGTCCTCACTACTTCATGGGGTTAAGTGATAATTCATAATGTTGTGGCAACCATCGACTTCAAGTCATCAATGACTTG
The Vicia villosa cultivar HV-30 ecotype Madison, WI linkage group LG6, Vvil1.0, whole genome shotgun sequence genome window above contains:
- the LOC131612886 gene encoding uncharacterized protein LOC131612886, which encodes MDEYWKTSGQIPAFGNWDYANEWPITQYFENARQAGLVPYSSSSGNSDPYAREEHDLYIVEFKKQVPKEMRNRETRMRKQRKVYDVTDYPRKHPTNKKKVNDVVCSAHQLPSTQFPKAVDEDLYKISPELLRKTKKKKLLGFIFKCLLPTACLT
- the LOC131612887 gene encoding uncharacterized protein LOC131612887 gives rise to the protein MDEYWKRSGQIPAFGNWDFQNELPITRYFETARQAGLIHHPSSYGEADPYVRCEHDLYAVDFKKATRIRDRRYTNSKVKETRLRKHGKVCDVTEYPNKPLNKKKVNDVVHSARPLPSKPVDEDLYKISPQLLRTTKRKKMLGFISNCLLPTACFS